In Mastigocladopsis repens PCC 10914, a single window of DNA contains:
- the murB gene encoding UDP-N-acetylmuramate dehydrogenase, translating into MTISQAVANVCKVSGMTNSRQLTSNNSIESKEIYLSGTDCVIKSQVSLAAYTSYRVGGPAQWCVAPRNLEGLQASIQYAQTHELPVTILGAGSNLLVSDCGMPGLVIVTRHLRHSHFDQETGQLTVAAGEPIPALAWEAAERGWQGLEWAVGIPGTIGGAVVMNAGAHNSCIADILVNAQVVLPNGSVETLSREQLSYSYRTSCLQGSDRILTQATFQLQPGADPVKVLAATKQHKQHRLNTQPYHLPSCGSVFRNPKPYAAGWLIEQTGLKGYQIGKAQVAQRHANFIVNCGGASAWDIFNLIRHVQHQVQERWSIVLEPEVKMMGEFQAAC; encoded by the coding sequence ATGACTATCTCCCAGGCAGTTGCAAATGTCTGCAAAGTTTCTGGCATGACAAACAGCAGACAACTAACATCTAATAATTCCATCGAAAGTAAGGAAATTTATTTATCAGGCACTGATTGCGTTATTAAATCTCAAGTTTCGCTGGCAGCGTATACTTCCTACAGGGTTGGCGGTCCGGCGCAGTGGTGTGTTGCCCCCCGAAACCTAGAAGGTCTGCAAGCAAGTATTCAATATGCTCAAACACATGAATTACCAGTAACAATACTGGGAGCAGGTTCTAACTTGCTCGTTAGTGATTGTGGTATGCCAGGTTTAGTTATCGTGACTCGTCATCTGCGCCATAGCCATTTTGACCAAGAAACAGGTCAATTGACTGTAGCCGCAGGAGAACCAATTCCAGCCTTGGCATGGGAGGCAGCAGAGCGGGGATGGCAAGGATTGGAGTGGGCTGTTGGTATCCCTGGAACTATTGGGGGTGCTGTGGTTATGAATGCAGGAGCACACAATAGTTGTATCGCAGATATCTTAGTCAACGCTCAGGTAGTTTTACCTAATGGTTCAGTGGAAACTCTCAGCCGCGAACAGTTGAGCTACAGCTACCGCACCTCTTGCCTGCAAGGAAGCGATCGCATACTCACCCAAGCCACTTTTCAACTCCAACCAGGGGCAGATCCGGTCAAAGTTTTGGCAGCTACTAAACAACACAAACAGCATCGACTGAACACTCAACCTTATCACTTGCCCAGTTGTGGCAGCGTGTTCCGCAATCCCAAACCTTACGCCGCAGGCTGGTTAATTGAACAAACGGGACTTAAAGGCTACCAAATTGGCAAAGCTCAAGTTGCACAACGGCACGCTAATTTTATCGTCAACTGTGGTGGGGCTAGTGCTTGGGATATTTTCAATCTTATCCGTCACGTCCAGCATCAGGTACAAGAACGTTGGTCTATTGTGTTAGAGCCAGAAGTGAAAATGATGGGAGAGTTTCAAGCCGCTTGCTGA
- a CDS encoding low molecular weight protein-tyrosine-phosphatase has protein sequence MPYKLLFVCLGNICRSPAAENIMNYLIEQAGLSDRIICDSAGTSSYHIGSPPDSRMNAAALQKLQIKLRGKARQFQKFDFENFDFILAMDRENYEAILYIDPTGKYHQKVHLICDFCTRHNLKEVPDPYYGGTEGFNLVIDLLVDACEGLLRHLCSQQSDL, from the coding sequence ATGCCTTACAAGCTACTGTTTGTCTGCCTAGGGAACATCTGCCGCTCTCCAGCGGCAGAAAACATAATGAACTATTTGATAGAGCAGGCTGGATTGAGCGATCGCATTATATGCGACTCTGCTGGGACATCTAGTTATCATATTGGTAGCCCACCTGATTCACGCATGAATGCTGCAGCGCTTCAAAAGCTGCAAATTAAATTGCGTGGGAAAGCACGCCAATTTCAAAAGTTTGACTTTGAAAACTTTGATTTTATTTTGGCGATGGATCGAGAGAATTATGAGGCTATCCTCTATATTGACCCAACTGGAAAATATCACCAGAAAGTACACTTGATATGTGACTTTTGCACTAGGCACAACCTCAAGGAAGTCCCAGATCCTTATTATGGTGGTACAGAGGGATTTAATCTGGTGATTGACCTACTCGTCGATGCTTGTGAAGGTCTGCTAAGACACCTTTGTAGCCAACAATCGGACTTGTAA
- a CDS encoding YbaB/EbfC family nucleoid-associated protein encodes MTGKGQGFGFGLGKMKELADAFKKAQQVQEGAKRLQEELEQMEIQGEAGGGLVKVIVSGNQEPRRVDISPDALNEGAEVLSDLLTAAMKDAYNKSTTTMRERMEELTSGLELPGF; translated from the coding sequence ATGACAGGAAAAGGACAGGGATTTGGCTTTGGCTTGGGAAAGATGAAAGAACTGGCTGACGCCTTTAAAAAAGCGCAGCAAGTTCAAGAAGGCGCAAAGCGACTCCAAGAAGAATTGGAGCAAATGGAGATTCAAGGAGAGGCTGGCGGTGGTCTAGTTAAAGTCATTGTTAGCGGTAACCAAGAACCTAGGCGTGTGGACATCTCTCCAGACGCATTAAACGAAGGAGCAGAAGTCCTTTCCGATCTCCTAACAGCAGCAATGAAAGACGCTTATAACAAGTCCACGACAACAATGCGCGAACGCATGGAAGAATTGACCAGTGGGCTGGAGCTTCCAGGATTTTAG
- a CDS encoding response regulator transcription factor, protein MPLTILVVDDDLGTRLSISDYLELSGYSVITADDGQEALAMVEEYHPDLIVTDIVMPRMNGYELVRRVRQQPGFRLLPVILLTARTKTQERILGYQSGCDLYLPKPFELEELAAAIRNLLERAQIIQSEYRFSHQDNLGTSTPTKSLDSHHSQLTDIQKSQMLSELTPREQEVLELLTHGLSNAEMGQQLHLSPRTVEKYVSSLLRKTVTSNRAELVRFAIKHGLVE, encoded by the coding sequence ATGCCCTTGACGATCCTTGTAGTGGATGACGACTTGGGCACTCGTCTGTCTATCAGCGATTATCTTGAACTGTCTGGCTACTCGGTGATTACAGCTGATGACGGTCAAGAGGCATTGGCGATGGTGGAGGAGTACCATCCTGATTTGATAGTCACTGATATCGTCATGCCACGAATGAATGGATATGAACTGGTGCGGCGAGTGCGTCAACAACCTGGGTTCCGTTTGTTACCCGTCATTTTACTAACAGCGCGAACCAAAACCCAGGAACGAATCCTAGGCTATCAGTCAGGATGCGATTTGTACTTGCCCAAGCCTTTTGAACTAGAAGAGTTAGCAGCAGCAATTCGCAATCTTCTGGAGCGAGCGCAAATCATTCAATCGGAGTACCGTTTTTCTCATCAAGACAATTTGGGAACTTCCACCCCAACAAAATCGCTAGATAGCCATCACTCTCAGTTGACCGATATTCAGAAATCCCAAATGCTTTCTGAATTAACCCCAAGAGAGCAGGAAGTCCTAGAACTTTTGACTCATGGTCTTTCTAATGCTGAAATGGGTCAGCAGTTACATCTCAGTCCCAGGACTGTAGAAAAGTACGTTAGCAGTTTATTAAGAAAAACTGTTACCAGCAACCGAGCGGAATTGGTGCGTTTTGCGATTAAGCACGGTTTGGTGGAATAG
- a CDS encoding AtzE family amidohydrolase translates to MNLEQADAIAIAAAVREGKVSAVQVAKAALQRIAVRDNELNCFTTVTGETALAQAERIDREIAQGKDPGSLAGVPFAVKNLFDIAGLTTLAGAKINAENPPATQDATAVVRLKQAGAVLVGALNMDEYAYGFVTENFHYGATHNPHDLKRIAGGSSGGSAAAVAAGLVPLTLGSDTNGSIRVPAALCGVFGLKPTYGRLSRAGVALFSSSLDHIGAFARSLRDIAIAFDVLQGEDERDRVCTKHPPIETLYATSLHNIDGIRIAIAGDYFIQGASPEALEAVQKVGDALGITEYVTIPEAHRARAAAFVITACEGANLHLEKLRSRPQDFDPATRDRFIAGALIPSSWYIQAQRFRKWYKDRVREVFQKLDVILAPTAPISAPFIGQQTMIIDGEEILVRPHLGLFTQPLSFIGVPVLSVPIQRPNALPLGVQLIAAPYNEALILRVAAVLEAKGVISAVVV, encoded by the coding sequence ATGAATTTAGAACAAGCTGATGCAATAGCAATAGCTGCTGCTGTGCGGGAAGGTAAAGTTAGCGCGGTGCAAGTTGCCAAAGCTGCTTTGCAAAGAATTGCAGTACGGGACAATGAACTCAATTGTTTTACAACTGTAACTGGTGAAACTGCTTTGGCACAAGCAGAAAGAATTGATAGAGAAATTGCCCAAGGTAAAGATCCAGGTTCTTTGGCTGGTGTACCTTTCGCCGTCAAAAACCTTTTCGATATCGCTGGGTTAACCACTCTTGCAGGTGCAAAAATCAACGCAGAAAACCCTCCAGCAACTCAGGATGCAACAGCAGTCGTAAGGTTGAAACAAGCGGGTGCGGTACTGGTAGGCGCTTTAAATATGGATGAGTACGCCTACGGCTTCGTGACGGAAAATTTTCACTATGGTGCTACCCATAATCCCCATGATTTAAAGCGGATAGCTGGTGGTTCATCGGGTGGTTCGGCGGCGGCTGTTGCAGCTGGTTTGGTTCCGTTGACGCTAGGTTCTGATACTAACGGTTCCATCCGCGTCCCTGCGGCTTTATGTGGTGTTTTTGGCTTGAAGCCCACTTATGGACGATTATCTCGTGCTGGGGTAGCACTATTTTCCAGCAGTTTAGACCACATCGGAGCGTTTGCCCGTTCACTACGGGATATTGCTATCGCGTTTGATGTACTTCAGGGAGAAGATGAACGTGATCGAGTTTGTACGAAACACCCACCTATAGAGACATTGTATGCAACGTCTCTACACAATATTGATGGTATAAGAATTGCTATTGCAGGTGATTATTTCATCCAAGGGGCAAGTCCTGAAGCATTGGAAGCAGTACAAAAGGTCGGTGATGCTTTGGGCATAACTGAGTATGTCACAATACCCGAAGCACATCGCGCCCGTGCAGCAGCGTTTGTGATCACAGCTTGTGAGGGGGCGAATTTGCATTTGGAGAAATTGCGATCGCGTCCCCAAGATTTTGATCCGGCGACACGCGATCGCTTTATTGCCGGTGCTTTAATACCTAGTAGCTGGTACATTCAAGCGCAACGGTTTAGAAAATGGTATAAAGATAGAGTTCGGGAAGTCTTTCAAAAGCTAGATGTCATTCTTGCCCCAACGGCACCGATCTCTGCACCGTTTATTGGTCAACAAACCATGATTATAGATGGTGAAGAAATTCTCGTTCGTCCGCATTTAGGACTATTCACTCAACCATTATCTTTTATTGGCGTGCCTGTTTTATCAGTACCAATTCAGCGTCCAAATGCTTTACCTTTGGGCGTACAGTTGATAGCTGCACCATATAATGAAGCACTCATTTTACGAGTTGCAGCTGTGTTGGAGGCAAAGGGTGTCATCTCAGCAGTTGTTGTGTAA
- a CDS encoding DUF4089 domain-containing protein — protein sequence MEEKGFDVGEYVDLMALLLDLQLRDEYRDGVVANFERIKVIAQVVNEFPLLETIEAASVFEP from the coding sequence ATGGAAGAAAAGGGATTTGATGTGGGGGAATATGTGGATTTAATGGCTTTGTTGTTAGATTTGCAATTAAGGGATGAGTATCGAGATGGGGTAGTGGCAAATTTTGAGAGAATTAAAGTTATTGCCCAAGTTGTCAATGAGTTTCCCTTGCTAGAGACAATTGAAGCAGCGTCTGTTTTTGAGCCATGA
- a CDS encoding DUF952 domain-containing protein — protein sequence MNPILHITQHEQWEQAKFVGTYRGDTLELEGFIHCSTPTQVIKVANDLFPKQKGLILLCIDSEKVQPDIRYEGVEGGEIFPHIYGALNIDAVFKVIDFEPGEDGLFTLPEEI from the coding sequence ATGAACCCTATCTTACACATCACCCAACACGAACAATGGGAACAAGCAAAATTCGTAGGAACATATCGCGGTGATACTCTAGAGTTGGAAGGTTTTATCCACTGTTCGACACCAACGCAAGTCATCAAAGTGGCAAATGACTTGTTTCCCAAGCAAAAGGGATTGATACTTCTTTGTATTGACTCGGAGAAAGTTCAACCGGATATTCGCTATGAAGGTGTCGAGGGAGGCGAAATATTTCCTCATATTTATGGTGCTTTGAATATTGATGCTGTGTTCAAGGTTATTGACTTTGAACCTGGCGAAGATGGCTTGTTTACATTGCCAGAAGAAATCTGA
- a CDS encoding KGK domain-containing protein, with translation MDEKFTPLECDDDVVLLGKDSFKVSRLKELIEEEIRNKLQQHIYEYTSLYPGVSMLEFLSKLSIGQKKINLREIQHNYVTDCQLLKVAGHAWQKGKLKIQICTSSVTPYHNKLYLEFCPDEPIEHDFLLDEICKIIQSDK, from the coding sequence ATGGATGAAAAATTTACACCACTAGAATGTGATGATGATGTCGTACTTCTGGGAAAAGATTCCTTTAAAGTTAGTAGATTAAAAGAGTTGATTGAGGAAGAAATTAGAAATAAGTTGCAGCAGCATATTTATGAATACACGAGCTTATATCCTGGGGTTTCAATGCTGGAATTTTTAAGTAAACTCTCTATTGGTCAAAAAAAGATAAATTTAAGGGAGATTCAACACAATTATGTGACAGATTGTCAGCTTCTAAAGGTTGCTGGGCATGCGTGGCAGAAAGGAAAACTGAAAATTCAGATATGTACATCATCAGTCACACCCTATCACAATAAACTCTATTTGGAATTTTGTCCTGATGAACCTATTGAGCATGACTTTCTTTTAGATGAAATTTGTAAAATTATACAATCTGATAAATAA
- the glsA gene encoding glutaminase A — protein MGGLETLTTTELSAWVQQAKALAYQGQVVNRIPQLALADSHLFAVYICCETGQTYSQGDTDYIFPLMSTIKPFSLLYLLEQVGAETVFQWVGVEPSDAPFNSLEQLVADHGRPRNPMINSGAITLADKLPGKNARERCKRLCQWLNQLAGCHLKLDEVMLASVRTAGSQVNRAMTQYLTNAAYIKNPEIALDTYEEICCLSGHVEDLARLGLLLAFESELILPQHRRIVNSLMLTCGLYEASCQYALQIGLPMKSGISGALLAIVPDQGTVACYSPALDSIGNPVAAIAFVEALSRGLQLSIFGG, from the coding sequence ATAGGCGGACTGGAAACACTAACCACTACTGAGTTATCAGCTTGGGTGCAACAAGCCAAAGCCTTGGCATATCAAGGACAAGTTGTTAACCGTATTCCCCAATTGGCTTTAGCTGATTCCCATTTGTTTGCAGTTTACATCTGCTGTGAAACGGGGCAAACTTACAGCCAAGGCGATACGGATTATATTTTCCCGCTGATGAGTACGATTAAGCCATTTTCACTGCTGTATCTATTAGAACAAGTGGGAGCAGAGACGGTTTTTCAATGGGTTGGGGTTGAACCATCGGATGCTCCCTTCAATTCCCTAGAACAACTGGTCGCTGATCATGGACGACCCCGCAATCCTATGATTAACAGTGGGGCAATTACCCTTGCTGATAAGTTGCCAGGAAAAAACGCCAGAGAGCGCTGTAAACGGCTCTGTCAATGGTTGAACCAACTGGCAGGTTGTCACCTCAAGTTGGATGAAGTTATGCTTGCTTCTGTGCGAACAGCTGGCTCCCAAGTAAATCGAGCCATGACGCAATATCTTACCAATGCAGCGTATATAAAGAATCCTGAGATAGCTCTTGACACTTATGAGGAAATATGCTGCCTCTCTGGTCACGTGGAAGACTTAGCCCGTCTGGGTTTACTTTTGGCTTTTGAAAGTGAATTGATTTTGCCGCAGCACCGTCGTATTGTTAACTCGCTCATGTTAACCTGTGGGCTGTATGAGGCTTCTTGTCAGTATGCCTTACAGATTGGTTTGCCAATGAAATCTGGTATCAGTGGCGCACTGCTTGCAATAGTACCAGATCAAGGGACGGTTGCCTGCTACAGTCCTGCTTTGGATAGTATAGGCAATCCTGTAGCGGCGATCGCTTTTGTTGAGGCTTTATCTAGAGGGTTACAGTTAAGTATTTTTGGGGGATAG
- the psaA gene encoding photosystem I core protein PsaA, with protein MTISPPEREEKKARVIVDNDPVPTSFELWSKPGHFDRSLAKGPKTTTWIWNLHALAHDFDTHTSDLEDISRKIFSAHFGHLAVVTIWLSGMIFHGARFSNYEAWLSDPLNIKPSAQVVWPIVGQQILNADVGGGFHGIQITSGFFYIWRGWGITNSFQLYCTAIGGLVLAGLFLFAGWFHYHKRAPKLEWFQNVESMLNHHLAGLLGLGSLGWTGHLIHVSAPINKLLDAGVSIKDVPLPHEYILNRDLITELFPSFANGLTPFWTLNWGQYADFLTFKGGLNPVTGGLWITDIAHHHLAIAVLFIIAGHQYRTNWGIGHSIKEILENHKGPFTGDGHKGLYENLTTSWHAQLAVNLAMLGSLTIIVAHHMYAMPPYPYLATDYATQLCIFTHHMWIGAFLIVGAGAHASIFMVRDYDPVVNQNNVLDRVLRHRDAIISHLNWVCMFLGFHSFGLYIHNDTMRALGRPQDMFSDTAIQLQPVFAQWVQNLHTVAPGASAPNALEPVSYVFGGGILAVGGKVAMMPMALGTADFMIHHIHAFQIHVTVLILLKGFLFARSSRLVPDKMNLGFRFPCDGPGRGGTCQVSGWDHVFLGLFWMYNTISIAIFHFSWKMQSDIWGTVDSDGVVSHITGGNFAQSAITINGWLRDFQWAQAVQVINSYGSALSAYGLLFLGAHFVWAFSLMFLFSGRGYWQELIESIVWAHNKLKVAPSIQPRALSIIQGRAVGVAHFLLGGIVTTWAFFHARIISLG; from the coding sequence ATGACAATTAGTCCTCCGGAGCGAGAGGAGAAAAAGGCAAGAGTAATAGTTGATAATGATCCGGTACCAACCTCATTTGAACTGTGGTCAAAGCCGGGGCATTTCGACAGAAGCCTAGCCAAAGGTCCCAAAACTACTACATGGATTTGGAACCTGCACGCACTCGCCCATGATTTTGATACACATACAAGCGATTTAGAAGACATATCCCGCAAGATATTTTCGGCACACTTCGGACACTTAGCCGTAGTGACGATTTGGCTGAGCGGGATGATATTCCATGGCGCTCGTTTTTCAAACTATGAAGCTTGGCTGAGCGACCCCCTCAACATCAAGCCCAGCGCTCAAGTTGTTTGGCCTATTGTTGGTCAACAAATTTTAAACGCCGATGTCGGTGGTGGGTTCCATGGTATTCAAATCACCTCCGGCTTTTTCTACATCTGGCGTGGTTGGGGTATTACGAACTCATTCCAGCTATATTGCACTGCCATAGGTGGTTTGGTATTAGCAGGCTTGTTCTTGTTTGCTGGTTGGTTCCACTATCACAAGCGTGCTCCCAAACTGGAATGGTTCCAGAACGTGGAGTCGATGCTGAATCACCACTTAGCAGGACTATTGGGCTTGGGTTCCTTGGGGTGGACAGGTCACCTAATTCACGTATCCGCGCCTATTAACAAGCTGTTGGATGCGGGAGTTTCCATCAAAGATGTGCCGTTACCTCACGAGTACATTTTGAACCGTGACTTGATAACCGAGCTGTTCCCCAGCTTTGCCAACGGTTTAACGCCTTTCTGGACGTTGAACTGGGGTCAGTATGCGGACTTCCTCACCTTCAAAGGTGGTTTGAACCCAGTCACAGGCGGCTTGTGGATTACAGATATTGCCCATCACCACTTGGCGATCGCGGTACTGTTCATCATTGCAGGTCACCAATACCGTACCAACTGGGGTATCGGTCACAGCATCAAAGAGATTCTGGAAAACCATAAAGGTCCCTTCACTGGTGACGGTCACAAAGGTCTCTACGAAAACCTCACCACATCTTGGCACGCTCAGTTGGCAGTCAACCTGGCAATGCTGGGTTCCTTGACCATCATCGTGGCGCACCATATGTACGCGATGCCTCCGTATCCGTACTTAGCAACAGACTACGCCACCCAACTGTGCATATTTACTCACCATATGTGGATCGGGGCATTCCTGATCGTTGGTGCAGGTGCTCACGCTTCCATCTTCATGGTGCGGGATTACGATCCCGTGGTGAACCAGAATAACGTGCTAGATAGAGTGCTTCGTCACAGAGACGCAATCATCTCTCACTTGAACTGGGTATGTATGTTCCTTGGCTTCCACAGCTTTGGACTGTATATACACAACGACACCATGCGTGCCTTGGGTCGTCCCCAAGATATGTTCTCGGATACAGCAATTCAGTTGCAGCCAGTGTTTGCCCAGTGGGTGCAAAACTTGCACACGGTCGCTCCTGGTGCAAGCGCACCCAATGCACTGGAACCCGTTAGCTATGTATTTGGCGGCGGTATTCTAGCTGTAGGCGGCAAAGTGGCAATGATGCCCATGGCACTGGGTACGGCGGACTTCATGATCCACCATATTCACGCCTTCCAAATCCATGTCACGGTGTTGATTCTGTTGAAGGGATTTCTGTTTGCCCGCAGTTCTCGTCTGGTTCCAGACAAAATGAACTTGGGCTTCCGGTTCCCCTGCGATGGTCCTGGTCGTGGCGGTACCTGTCAGGTATCTGGTTGGGATCACGTATTCCTCGGTTTGTTCTGGATGTACAACACCATTTCTATTGCGATTTTCCACTTCAGCTGGAAGATGCAATCTGATATCTGGGGCACTGTAGACTCAGATGGTGTTGTGTCTCACATCACTGGTGGTAACTTTGCCCAAAGTGCAATCACAATCAACGGCTGGTTGCGTGACTTCCAATGGGCACAAGCTGTACAAGTGATTAACTCCTACGGCAGTGCGCTGTCGGCGTATGGTCTACTGTTCTTAGGCGCTCACTTTGTCTGGGCATTTAGCTTGATGTTCCTGTTTAGTGGTCGTGGCTACTGGCAAGAACTGATTGAGTCGATTGTTTGGGCGCATAATAAACTGAAAGTAGCACCATCAATTCAGCCTCGCGCTCTAAGCATCATTCAGGGTCGGGCTGTTGGGGTAGCTCACTTCCTCTTGGGAGGAATTGTCACCACCTGGGCGTTCTTCCATGCACGAATCATTTCACTAGGCTAA
- the psaB gene encoding photosystem I core protein PsaB: MATKFPKFNQDLAQDPTTRRIWYAMAMGNDFESHDGMTEENLYQKIFATHFGHVAIIFLWASSLLFHVAWQGNFEQWIKDPLHIRPIAHAIWDPHFGKPAIEAFTQGGASNPVNIAYSGVYHWWYTIGMRTNGDLYQGAVFLLLLAAVFLFAGWLHLQPKYRPSLAWFKSAEPRLNHHLAGLFGVSSLAWTGHLVHVAIPESRGQHVGWDNFLTTLPHPEGLGPFFTGNWGVYAANPDTANHVFGTSQGAGTAILTFLGGFHPQTQSLWLTDMAHHHLAIAVIFIIAGHQYRTNFGIGHSIKEMLNAKNFFGVNTEGQFNLPHQGLYDTYNNSLHFQLSIHLAALGTALSLVAQHMYALPPYAFMAKDYTTQACLYTHHQYLAVFFMVGAFAHAGIFWVRDYDPDQNKGNVLDRVLKHKEAIISHLSWVSLFLGFHTLGLYVHNDVVVAFGTPEKQILIEPVFAQFIQASHGKVLYGLNTLLSNPDSIASTAGAPWLPGWVDAINNGTNSLFLTIGPGDFLVHHAFALAIHTTVLICVKGALDARGTKLMPDKKDFGFTFPCDGPGRGGTCQTSSWEQSFYLALFWALNTVGWVTFYWHWKHLGIWQGNVAQFNESSTYLMGWLRDYLWANSAQLINGYNPYGMNNLSVWNWMFLFGHLVWATGFMFLISWRGYWQELIETLVWAHERTPLANLVRWKDKPVALSIVQGWLVGLAHFTVGYVLTYAAFLIAATAGKFG, from the coding sequence ATGGCAACAAAATTTCCTAAATTTAACCAGGATCTCGCACAAGACCCGACTACACGTCGGATCTGGTATGCGATGGCTATGGGAAATGATTTTGAAAGCCACGATGGCATGACAGAAGAAAATCTTTACCAAAAGATTTTCGCGACTCACTTCGGTCATGTGGCAATCATCTTCCTATGGGCATCCAGCCTCCTGTTCCATGTAGCCTGGCAAGGTAACTTTGAACAGTGGATTAAAGATCCTCTTCATATTCGCCCAATCGCCCATGCGATTTGGGACCCTCACTTCGGTAAACCAGCAATAGAAGCTTTTACCCAAGGCGGCGCAAGCAATCCAGTAAACATTGCTTACTCTGGTGTCTACCACTGGTGGTACACCATCGGGATGCGGACGAACGGTGACCTATATCAAGGAGCAGTGTTCCTTCTCCTGTTAGCAGCGGTCTTCTTGTTTGCTGGTTGGTTACACTTGCAGCCCAAGTACCGTCCTAGCTTAGCTTGGTTTAAGAGTGCTGAACCTCGTCTGAACCACCACTTGGCAGGTTTGTTTGGTGTCAGCTCTTTAGCTTGGACTGGTCACTTGGTTCACGTTGCTATCCCTGAATCTCGCGGACAGCACGTAGGTTGGGATAACTTCCTGACAACCCTGCCACACCCAGAAGGTTTGGGACCATTCTTCACAGGTAACTGGGGCGTTTACGCTGCTAACCCTGACACTGCGAACCATGTGTTTGGTACATCTCAAGGTGCAGGAACTGCAATTCTGACATTCTTGGGTGGATTCCATCCCCAGACTCAGTCGCTGTGGTTGACCGATATGGCTCACCACCACCTGGCGATCGCGGTTATCTTTATCATCGCCGGTCACCAGTACAGAACTAACTTCGGGATTGGTCACAGCATCAAAGAAATGCTGAATGCCAAGAACTTCTTCGGCGTCAACACCGAAGGTCAGTTCAACCTGCCTCACCAAGGTCTGTACGACACCTATAACAACTCCCTGCACTTCCAGTTGTCCATACACCTGGCAGCACTGGGTACTGCTCTTTCCTTGGTGGCGCAGCACATGTACGCACTGCCTCCTTACGCCTTCATGGCTAAGGACTACACCACCCAGGCATGTCTGTACACCCACCACCAGTATCTTGCTGTGTTCTTCATGGTCGGTGCTTTCGCCCACGCCGGAATTTTCTGGGTGCGCGACTACGATCCAGACCAAAATAAGGGCAACGTACTTGATCGCGTACTGAAGCACAAAGAAGCGATTATCTCCCACCTGAGCTGGGTATCCCTTTTCTTGGGCTTCCACACTTTAGGTTTGTACGTCCACAACGACGTAGTTGTTGCCTTCGGCACCCCTGAGAAGCAAATCCTGATTGAGCCTGTGTTTGCACAGTTTATTCAGGCTTCTCACGGTAAAGTGCTGTACGGCTTGAACACTCTGCTGTCCAACCCTGACAGTATTGCTTCCACCGCTGGCGCTCCTTGGTTACCCGGTTGGGTGGATGCTATCAACAATGGCACCAACTCCTTGTTCTTGACCATTGGTCCTGGTGACTTCTTAGTACACCACGCCTTCGCACTGGCTATACACACAACTGTCCTGATTTGTGTTAAAGGTGCGTTGGATGCCCGTGGTACCAAGCTGATGCCCGACAAAAAGGATTTCGGTTTCACCTTCCCTTGTGACGGTCCTGGTCGTGGCGGTACTTGCCAAACTTCCTCTTGGGAACAGTCCTTCTACCTCGCCTTGTTCTGGGCGCTCAACACCGTTGGTTGGGTAACCTTCTACTGGCACTGGAAGCATTTGGGTATTTGGCAAGGCAACGTAGCACAGTTCAACGAGTCCTCTACATACCTCATGGGCTGGCTGCGCGATTACCTCTGGGCTAACTCTGCTCAATTGATTAACGGGTACAACCCCTACGGCATGAATAACCTGTCTGTCTGGAACTGGATGTTCCTCTTCGGACACCTAGTTTGGGCAACCGGCTTCATGTTCCTGATCTCTTGGAGAGGTTACTGGCAAGAGTTGATCGAAACTCTAGTTTGGGCACACGAACGCACACCCTTGGCGAATCTAGTTCGCTGGAAGGATAAGCCAGTTGCTTTGTCCATCGTCCAAGGTTGGTTGGTTGGTCTAGCACACTTCACTGTTGGCTATGTCCTCACCTACGCAGCGTTCCTCATTGCTGCTACTGCTGGTAAGTTCGGTTAA